The genomic segment TGTAAACTCCTTATTCATTTTGAGTCAGTTTATATGTTACGGAAAAAATGGAACTGCTGACCGCATTCTTGATGGACTTTTCAAGCTCAATGTACTTCTTTATTTCCTGGCTGATCTTTTTCAGGCTGGCTTCAGTGCGGTCATACATGGCAGTTTTCATCCATTTCTGTTCCTGGGAAATGGAATGCTGCGCATCTTTTATCCAGGTTTCCAGTTCCTGAGCATGGGGATATTCCTTGTCCTTGAGCTGGTGAATGGCATGAAGAGACCGGGATAATAACTGGCTGCCGTATCCCAGAACATGATTGAGCCTTGCAGTGATATAGGAATAGGTTCCGATTACAGCCAGATTTTCAACTACTTCAGGTATAATCCCCGGATATTCCTGGGACAGAAGCCCGATTTTATTGGTAAACACATAAACAGGAAACTCCTGGTAGAGCATATAGCTGTTGAGGTTTGTGGTTGCTCCGCTGTTGCCTGTGCTTGCATCCAGGTTGCTCATGATATTTTGCAGATCATTCTGAAAATAAGCCAGGGGTGTTGAATATCCTCCTACCGGAGGCAGAAGACTTATAATTGATTCCCTGTTGCAGGTAATGGTCTTGCCAGGATCAGGAAAGCCTGACCATCCTCCTGAAGTTTGTGTCTGGGTTGTATAATTGTCATCCGGTGTCATACTGTTAAGAGAAGTTCCAATCAGGTTATTGAATCTGGCAATACTGTCCAGGGGATTTTTTATTGTTGCAACACCTGTCGGGCTGATTTCCAGGTCTGTATGATAGGTTGCATCACGGGCAATAACCTGTGTACCGGGCTTATCAGCCGGGGTTGTGGCATCGCCCTCATTATCTGAAGAAAGCGTACCGGCCAGCAGAGAAGGGCCGGGTGTACCGTCACTGCCCCGCCTGTACATGAAATCCCCTGACACAGAGCGGAAATATTCAATAAGCTGTGCAGGGCTGGAAAAAAATCCCTGGGCTGCCTCAAATCCGGGCTGCCATGATGAAAAATTACTGCCTGAAACAGCAACATTTTCCGCAATAACCGTAACCCAGAAAGAAAGAACCCGGTTGGGAGCATCAGGAACAGCCAGATGACGCGAAAGAGGGTCAAGCTTGTCAGCAATATTCTGGTCATTGAAAAAATCGTTCACAGATGCGGAAAAATCAGAAACATTTTTTGCCCTTTCTTTAAGCCAGTCAGAAGCCCTGCCTGTTGCCTCACCAATGGTTGTCTTATCCGTATTCATGGAATTGATAAGAGGCTCACCAAAGTTTGCCAGTTTCTGAGCACCTGCACATGAATCCATTGAAATGCCGTTAAGATTATTTGCAATATCATTAAGACTGGTCATGATTGCCTGACAATTTTCGCACACTGTCTGAAGAGCAAGGTTAAAGGCATATGAAGGAGCCGCAGACAGGATATTCTGAGCATACTGCACCAGCATATCCGGGTCCAGCATGGAAAACCCGCCCCAGAAAGCATCAATACCCCCGCACCCTGCACGGATGGAAGGCATTTTCACATGAAATGGCCTGACCGTTGAACTTGGAATCTTCAAAGAAGTGCTTCCGCCCCAGACAAACACACCACGGGAAACATCAGACATTGAAGGGGTTGAAGATACAGTCATGTCATCAAGCCATCCGGCACCTGCATGAACCGGCAGTATCAGGATAATAAATGCCAGAAGACAATGAGCACCGGTTATTCTGCACTGCAATTTGAGTTTGTATTGGAGCATGTTGAATTTTCCTTTATGAATTATCTCTTTCATATCTGAGAGTTTCAGGAGTTTTGATCTGAATAATGCCTGATGTATTTATTCAAACGCTTCATATGCCTGACAAGTCCCCTGAGTTCAGGTTCTGTAAGCTGCGACCGGTTCTTAATCTTTTCCGGCCCCATGTAATATGCTGAAAAAGCCAGCGCCCAAGACCCATTGAATCTTTTCAATTGTTTTTTTATATACCTTGCCCCGGCCAGTATATTATGGAAGGGGTCAAAAAGTTTTTCAGGATCAACATTCACCTCGGCGGCGGTTCCCCGCTTCACCTGCATCAAACCCAGGGCCTGTTTTTCTGACACTGCATTTGCGTCAAAGTCGGATTCTACCTTGATAACAGCCAAAAGGATGTATGCAGGGATGCCGGTTTGTTTTTCGACTTCCTGCACATGGGCGGCAATATCTTCAATGCTTGTGTCAGCTTTAGCTGTGCAGACTCCACCGGAATAGGGAAACAAAAGGCACAGCACTCCAAAAAATAGAATAAAATATCTTGTTTTCATAATGCCTTCCCTTTTCACATATTTGAAAAAAGATTGCATTTCCGAGGCTTGCAAAATTTCGACTTTTTTTGGGTGATTTTGTAAATTTTTTGGTGGAGTGTCGTTTTCAAAGGATTTAATAATTTGATTATAGGCAAGGTAAATCCAGAAAAAAATCATCCCTTGCCGCAGAAACTTATTGCAATAGGTTCCTGTGGATTATTTATCTTCTTGGAATTACTTAAGAATATAGGTCTAAACTATAAGAATCAACAACTCATCATAGATTAATTATATGTGTTTTTGTAATATTTTATGATTTTTTGAAAAAACAATATTGTTCAAAAACCAGAGTGATAAAATACCAGGTACAACAAATATAAAACCTGCCATCAACAGTGCATCAGGCAAAGAAAGTTGATCATTCAGGCAGCCGATAACCGGTCCTGCAATGGCAAAAACAATTCTTACAGCCATGCTGTTAATTGATAATATCGTCGCCCTTATGTCAGATGTAATTAATGAATTGATGTACTCCCTTAGTAACGGCACACCGATTCCTCTAACAAAGTAAAATATTAATATAAAAGGAACAGCCCACAGTGACTGAAACAGCCCCACTATTGTATAACCTGTAAAAGACAGAATACAGAGCAAAATAAGCACCCTGAATCTGCCAAGTTTTTTTTCTAATTTTTTGGCATACAGTGTAAATATCCCAACAGAGAACTGCAAGACTGCCCATACTAATCCAAACAAAGAAAGCGGCAGACCTGAAAGTCCAAAATACGGCTGTATAAACCATACCATTGTAAGGGTAGAACTACCCAGGAAGCCTGAATAAATTATAACCAGCTTTAATTCCTGATGTTCACAGATGGCATATCTGAAAATTTTCAATATGGTTTTGAAATTTCCATCTGTGTTATCCGGTTTTATCCTTTCCGGCTCATAAAGAGTAATTGAAAGCGGGATTGCAAAAAAGATAATAATCGTCTCAATCAACAGTGGTGTCCTTAATGTAATTGTTGCAAGAAATCCTCCTATGATACCTGCAACACCTTCGGAAAAGTTGCCGATTGAAATCATTCTGCTTTCGATTTTTAAATAATCACCTTCCATGCCAATTGCTGCCAAAGTATCATATAATAGTGCCGAATCTGATCCAGATATAAAACTGACACCAAAGCCAAGGATCAGTTCTGCGCTCAAAAATCCCCAGAATCCATTAGAGAGGGAATAAATCAAAAAACCGATAAAGCTTAAAACCGAACCAACTGCAATAGATGCTTTTCTGCCAATAATATCGCCAAAATAGCCGGATGGGATTTCAAAGACTATGACTCCTATGGAAAATATTGACTGAATCAGCAGCACTTCAGACATAGTTAAACCATTTTCCTTGAAAAACAGGACAATAACCGGCATAAACAGCAAAAACCAACGAATGATTCTGATGATGTATAGTTTCCAGAGATTTGATATGAGCCTGTTTTTCATTTTTTTCTCCTTTCTATTACAGCAAGATCATCCTGAAATTGCTGTAATATATTATCAGTTTCAAGTATTGAAATAAAAAAAGAGCGCCGATGGCGCTCTTTTTTTGGTTTGTCCTATGGTTTGTTCAGGGTTACTTTATTATTACCTGAACAGGAATCAGAGCGTTTTCGGTTGTATTGTTTCCAAGTTGGCCTTTACCGTTATATCCCCAGCACCAGATTGTGCCGTTTTCTTTCAAAGCTACGGTGAAAACTCGGCCAGCTTCAATATTTATAACATTTGAAATATCTGCTCCCGGAACAGGAGTTGAACTGTAATTTGTGGTTCCATTTCCGTATTCGCCTTCATCGTTTCGTCCCCATGCCTTAATAGTTCCGTCTGATGTAAGCGCAATGGTATGCCATTCACCGCCTGAGAGATCAGTTGCGTTATCAAGAACTTTCACAGGAAAAGGCTGATCCCATCCGCTGCCGTTTCCAACAGCACCGTTCATACCGTTATATCCCCATCCCCAAACTGTTCCGTCTGTCATGATGGCAAAGGCACGGGTTCCCAAAGTGCCGTAAATTGAATCCGCATTTGCAGCCAGAAGGGCCTGAGCCGGAACTTTTCGATCTATAATATCGCCGGTACCCAGTTGGCCTCTGTCATTTCTGCCCCATGACCAGACTGTACGATCCTGCTTCAGCACAGTGGTGAAGTTATATCCGCCTGCAATATCAATGACATTGAACAGATTCGGCACCTGACCAGGAATAAGCTCATCTGTTGTATCACCAAGACCGTGCCCCAGTTGATATGAACTGTTTTTACCCCATGTCCAGACTGTGCCGTCTCCTTTCAGGGCAATGGAATGAGAATTTCCGGTTGCAATGGCAATTATATCGGTCAGGCCGGATACGTTTACCGGTACAGATGAGTTAATCTGAGTTCCGTTGCCAAGCTGCCCATCCGGGTTATATCCCCAGGCCCATACAGAGCCGTATATATCCAGAGCAAGCGTGTGCCATGCACCCGCAGCAATTTCCGTAATATTGCTTACCCCCTGAACCTGAACCGGTGTGAGCCTGTCTTCAACACTTCCGTCTCCAACCTGTCCGTAGTTGTTTCCGCCCCATGCCCATACATTCCCGTCACTGTCCAATGCCACTGTATGATCATTTCCGGCTGTTATGTCTGTGAATATAACGGATGTTGAACCGCTTTCGGTTGTAAAGGCATGTAAAATATCCTCAGACAAAGCATTGCCTCCGGTTGCTCCTTCCAGAGCGCAGACAGGGATGGTCAGGATATAATCCATTCCTGATGCCAGAGTAGTAGCAGGTTCAATTGTCAGACCATTGCCGTTGATTACAGTATTGATGGAAACAGAGGTTCCATTACTGTCTTCAAGGCTGATGCTGCTGTAACATGTTCCGGCAGTTACCGGCTCATTCAGCGTAAATGTGAAGACCTGATTTACAGTTACTGCGCCTGTATCGGATGGCTGTATATCTGTTACACTCAGGGCTGATGCTCCGCTTTCTACAAGAATGCTGACTGAGGCAGTTGATACGCCGCCATTACCATCGCTGACTGTGTATTCAAACGTATCTGTTCCCATAAATCCGGCATTTGGCGTGTAGGTAACGGTCAATCCGCCTGTATCAATCATAACTCCGCCGTTTGCGCCCTGGGTAACATTTGTTACACTCAGGGTATCGCCATCCGGGTCTGAGTCATTATCCAGGACATTAATGGTTACTGGCTGTTCTTCAATTGTGTTCGCCGTGTCATCTACTACCACAGGCGGATTATTGACAGAAATTGTTCCGCATGGGCTGACAACGCCATCTTTACCAATGATAGCAGGATTACCGGATGTTTCTGCAATTAGCATTCCGGTTCCGGGTTCCATAAATCCCTGAAAATTGCCGTTTGCATCATATGTTGCAATTCCGGAGGTATTGCTCACTATGGTCTGGCCGGATGCATCTTTTGTAAATTCAGCCGGATATTGATAAAAAGAGCCGATAAACACAGGATTTTTGTTTCCATCAAAAGTAATTGCCTCTCCACTGTCATAGGATGAACCGCCAGCCTGTCTTATCCATTCAGGAGTTCCGTTTGCATTGTATTTAATCATGAACATTTCATCTCTATCCTGATAATTGTTCAGAGTTTTAAATACAGTATTGCCGTTATAAAAATCACAGGTCTGGTTAAAAGTTCCTGTAACATAAATATTACCAGTATCATCAACAGCAACATCACGGCCAATACTGTTATATCCGTTTGCTTTCTGTGCCCATTTTGCCTGTCCGTTGTCCGCACTGAATTCTGCAATGAAAAACTGACGGCTTCTTGTACCGGTAAGAGTAACAGGTGAAGCTCCGCTGAATGTTACATTTTCTTCATAATATCCTGTTGCAAGCACACCGTCTGCTCCATCTGATGCAATGGAGAAAATACTGGCTGTTCCTCCTGCAACATTTTTTGCCCACACCAGAGTTCCATTAAGTGTATATTTAGCAAGGAACATATCAACATTATCATCTGCCGAATTCAGCGTGGTAGCAGACGCTCCGCTTCCAAGATTCAGAATGCCGTCAAAACTCCCGCCAATGTAAAGATAACCGGATGCGCTGTCCACCATCAGGGACTCTCCGAAATCATCCCATTGTCCCCCTGCCATTTCAGCCCATACCGGCTGGCCTAACGGATTGTATTTGGCAATAAAAACTTCATATCCGCCAATACCTTCCTCGCTGAGGGTTTTAAAAACAGCATCTCCATTGTAAATATTCATGGTGTATTGATAATATCCGCTGATATAGAGATTACCTGTTTTATCCACTGCGATATTGGGGGCAATTTCACCATATTCTGCCGTGGCTTTCTGTGCCCATATCAGGCTGCCGGACGGGGAGTATTTTGCAATATATATTGCGGACAAGCCGTCAGCCGTAAGGGTTACAGGAGAATCGTTTCCTAGTGTGATGCTGTCTCTGAATCCGCCGACTGCATACACATTGCCAGCCTCATCTTTTGCCAAAGTTCCCGCTCCCGGAGGCAGTTCCCAGGTATCGCAGATAACAATGCCTTCTGAAACTGTAATATAAACTGTTGCTGTTTTAACGCCGTTGCCGGTACTTATAACAGTGTATGTAAAATAATCAGAACCTGCAAAACCTGAAGCCGGAGTATAGGTTATTGTATTGTCTCCATTGATAACAACCGTACCGTTTTCACCCTGGGTTATTGCAGAAATTTTCAGGGTTTCGCCATCAATGGGATTATCGTTTGCCAGCACAGAGATTATAACGGCTGTTTCCTGCTCTGTTGTTGCAGAATCATCTATGGCAACCGGATCATTATTTGCATTCGGGTCGGCAATTGAAAAATATCCATCATTCATGTCAAATGTTGACCGGTCTGATGAATGGGTTACGCTGATCTGGTAATCTGCTCCTTCAGGAATATCAGACGGGATAATCCAGGCATACGTGTTGTCTGATACGCTGGTTGTTTCAACAGCACGGTCAACAGTGCGGTAAAATGAACCGGCTTTATAAAGATCAATATCCACTATGCCTTTAAAGCTGCTGCTCCAGGTGATATTCCGGGTAGTACCATATCCCCAGATGTCGTTGTTGCCCGGAGTCATTAATGTCAGTGTTTGCGGATATGTAATGGCAAATCGTTCACTGTCATCAGATATGGATGTGTCGGCATTGCTGATGATTTTTATCCAATAATTAGTATCCGGTGTCAGGTCTGCTGCTATTTTCCAAATAAAAGAACCATTGTTTGGTGCGGAATTTGAGATAACAATTTTACGGGTCAGACTTTTATACAATTCAATTTTAACGGTTCCGCCGAGATTGCTGGTCCATTCAATAGTCTGATCTCTGCCTGCTGACCATGATGTTTGAGCATTGGGTATAAAGACTGTCATTTCCTTTGAATAGTTTACTTGGATGCTGACAGGTACCCGGTTGTTATCCGTATTGGTTTCACTCACATTTTTATCATAATCTGCATAAAAAATGATATAATGATGTCCAAAAGGCAGGCTTGCAGGAATTGTGAATGTCCGTGTAAATGATTCACTCTGTGCAGGAAGAAGTGATCCAAAATAGTTTGTTCCCAGCAGAGTATCCGAACTGTCCCATTCTTCATCAAGTGACAGATAATATCCAAGCCTTGATGCTGCAAGGGTTCCTGTTCCGCCGCTGTTGGTAACTCTTGCGGACAGGGTTACGGATTTTCCTGGTGTTACATTGGCTTTGACAATATCTGTATGGCTGACGGTCAGATCAGCGCCGTCCCTTACTTCAATGCGGACATTTGCTTCATTGTTATCTGTATTTTCTTCATTTATGATTCCTTCATCATCTGCACGGAAGATCAGGTAATAGTCGCCGGAATCAAAATTTTCAGGAATGGTGACATCTGTTTCCACATAGGCATTTCTTCCGTCAATAATTGTTTTGACTTTCTCCTGATACATGAGAATATCAGATGAATCCCATGTGCTGCCATTGACAGATAGATAACAGCCAAGTGTGGATGCATTTGCAGAGGCATCTCCGATATTGGATATTCTCACCCGTGTATTGACAACTTCACCCGGAGCCATACGCAGAGGTTCGGCTTCAGCGTTTTTTACAGTCAAATCAGGTGTGCCGTTTTTCACAGATACCGGACATTTGGCTTTCATCATCCAGACCGTATCCCATCCGCCGAATGCCGAATCTTCACTCTGATGAAGGGTAATGCTTTTATGGCTGGAAAAATCCGCATCAAACCAGATTTCAAAACCTTGTCCTCCGGGATGGTATCCGTAACTTGGTCCGTGAACAATTTGCAGTTCCGAGTCTTCATACAATGTTACCGGGGAACCGTTAATAATAACCTGAACATGCCCGCTGTAATCCCAAAGCTGATTGTCAAATTCCGGCTGAATACGGAAATGGCCGATGGATTTGTTAGTTGCAGTTCTTTCAGCCGTGAGAAGATATTCTGTATGATAAACCTGCTGCCAGTCCGAAGGTGTGACTGTGTAGGTGCAGTCTTCGTTCACAGGCGTGAGATCGCCAGGGTCAACAGTAGCGCCGTCGCCGACTGTAATTGAAACTGTATCTTTTGCAACATATCCTAACGTATCGCCGACCCTTACAGAAATATTAACAGTATCGGATGCAGCCGGTGCAGTGTATGTAACCGTGCTGTAATCAGGATATGCAGGATTGACTTCAAAGCTTCCTCTGTCTGCATACCAGTAGAAAAAAGAGCTTGCTCCATTTTTTTCATCAACTGTTTCATTTGCAGTAAGATCAACGCTTTCACCGGGATTAATACTGGAAAGAGTTTTTATTCTTACCGAAGGTGCTTTTACGCCGGGAACAGGCATTTGCTGTTCATAGTTATTGCCGATTCTGGCTGCAAAAGAGTCTATGGTAAAAAAGCTTATGATAATTGAAAATATGGCAATTATGCTTATCAATTTGAAAACTTTTATATTTTTTTTCATATCTCTACCCTCCTTTTATTTATCATCGCAACAAGTAATATTACGACAGGTATTCTCGCCATATCTTGCAATACATACTATTTTAGCAGCCTCAGCTCTGTTGATTATCTTGTCTGGACAAAAATGTTTACGCCCATCTTGTTGCATTTCACAATTAAACCCGTCTGGGTACCCTTCGATAATATTCTCTTCCAGACCGGTATATACATAACGATAATAATCTTTATTTATGTCTTGAACATCGTCAAATACTTCGTTGACAGCTTTTTCACCTTCTTTGTAATTTAATGTTATATTAAAAGAATGTATCAGAATCCTGACGGCCTCTGCCCTGCTAATTTCTCCTCCTGGAAGGAAATCATCACCATCAACCTGAACTATTCCATTGTTTTTTGCAAATGCAACATAGGGGGCAAACCATTCAGCTTTTGGTACATCAGGGAATGGATTTTCTATCAACTCATATTTAAATTCATCTTTTTCTCTCAGAGTTATTCCATATTCAGCTTCTAACGCCATTTTTAAAAATTCAACTCTGTTGACATTTCTTCCTGGACGATAATAGCCATCTGCATCATCACCTTTGACGATACCAGCCAGATGTAATTTTTCAACATATGGGCAAAACCATATGCCTTTTTCAACGTCTGGAAAATTTTTGCATATTTGGTTTTTATCTGTTGCATTAACCAAAAGTTCATTGAATGCTTCATAAAGATCGTCTTTTTGCTCTTGTTGTATTGGCCCCTCATGAGGAGGAGATGCAGGTAGTCCATTCCATTTAAAATAAGTCCAGTAAACACCACCATTTTGATATGATGTTATGATACAATTTTTTAATTCACCTCTATCAAAAAGACCTTGTTCTTCAGATTGATCGTCCTTTTTATCCTGAGACAGAGAATTATATTCAGTAAAATATATTTTTCCATTAAAACCTACTTTCTGATAATCATTTTGTCTGGTAGCAATATTCGTACAATCTGCCTTTGGCAAGCCTTCATAAAGATTAAGACCAATTATATCTACTTTCGTATAATTTGAATTCGGATCTCCATTTTCATCTTTTCCTTTATGAGAGAAAAGTTCTGCCAATGTTTCATCTGTCAAACCGCATAGCTCTCTATTTTCTTGAGATGCAACTGTAATATCAGCAAATTTCCAGCTTACCGGTATATCTTTATTTTGATCATTTAAAGCCTCTAATACAAAACGCCTTAGTTTTATGAGAAGATTTTTAACTTTTTCTCCTTTATCTACATCTTTATAATTTTCTCTTACAATCTCAGAGTTAGGATGAAACATCATTTCATTGGAAATAAAAATTTCCTCTATGACATTATTAACACCAATGTATTCCTTCAAATTTTCAATAAAGCCCTGAACCCATTTTTCAGTATGATTCCAAGCATCTGATTCATAAGGAAAAGGCATTGCGTGCCCACCAGGTTCATTAGTATATACACTTTCAACCCAGTGCGGTGGATCAGCAATTCCCAAAACTGGTGTCCATTTAACATTTAATGTTTTAAGTAATTCTGCGTAATCTTTCAGATATTGATAATCTTTTTTACTGATTTCTTCCTGACAATGAGAATATTTCCATGGGGCATCAGTTTGAATGACAAGATTGAGTTTAATAACTTCTCCATTGCTTTCATTGATTCTTTCAGTAAAATTTTTACCGCCAGCAATAGTGTTAACAATATCTTTAATATCTTTTTCGATATCGGGCTGCATTTCCGCAAAACCTTTTTCAAGTATCTTCTGATCCGGTAATTGATATACAACTCCCAATTTCAAATTAACTGCAAAAGCATCTTGTGTTCCAAAAAGATGGAATAGACTAATAACTATCACCAAAAAAAATTTATAATAATCTCTCTTTGATAACTGATTCATATCTCTCTCCTTAGCATTATATTTTTGATAAAATTACAGATAAATATTATGCAGTTTAGAGATTCTGATTTATTAATCAGAATCTCTAATGAATATTTAATAATTCAATTGACCGACTATATTATCCAAAAGGGCAAATACGATAGCATTAGTATTATTTTTGACAGAACCTTCTTTGTCATTATCCAAGCAGTTAAGATTGGTAAACAAGCTTTCATCAGCTTCCAAAGTGATGGGTATGGAACGCATTAGTTTGATATCATCCACTCTGCCGCTTCCCCGAATAATAACGCCATTTACTTCCAGAATATCATTATCCGGTTGAGCCTGCTTCAGATCAGCCTGAAGGTCTCTTACAAATGTATGCCATTGATTGTCTGTAATATCCTTTCCAAGCCCGAAATCCACATACTGATTTTTACCGAGGCCATCTTTATTGAGGGGCCTGTAACGTAAGAAACGCTGGCCTTCAGTAGTTTCAATATCCACTACTATCATAAAATTTCCTGCGTATTTCATGCTCCAGTCAATAATAAATTCCTCAGTATTATGCCATAATTCACCATCTTCGTTGAACAGACGATAGCCTTCTTTCATACCCGGATCAGAGAATTCTATAACTCTGCTCTGGCGTTCTTCATCAAAGACATTCAGTATTTTCCGTGAAGATTTTTTATTTGAAACTTCCCATTGCTCTGTTAATCCGTCTTCAGCATCTTCATATACTGTCTCCGGGATAGATGTAGGATCAAAAGGATCACTTTCGCCAAGGTATTCTTCAACATTGGTGTAACCATCATTATCTGCATCATTTTCAGCATCAGCGGCATCCAGCGGGTCAAAGCCGTTTGCATTTTCATAATCATCCGGCATTTCGTCATTATCATCATCTGTATCCGCATTATTACCAATACCGTCAGAGTCAGTGTCCTCCCATTCGTCAGGATCATCAGGGAAGGCATCTTCGGAGTCAATTACACCATCTCTGTCTCTGTCAGGTATTACTGTTACCCTCATTGTATTGCTTCCTGTACCGCCTTTATTATCTGTTACATTTACGATTACTGTATAGATTCCACCTTCTGAATAGTTATGATAACCCTCTAAAATTCCATAATTAAGAGTTTTATGCTCAATTGTACCATCACCCCAACTTATTCTTGCAGTATGAATTTCATCATAGTCGGGATCTGTAAATGTTCCAGATAAATTAAATGTTTCATCTTTATAGATAGTTTTATCGTTACCTGCGTGAACAATCGGAGAATTACTTAAAGAACCTGATTCCCAAAGCTTAGAAACTTTAAATTCATAAGGTTCGCCATCGGGGTCAACATCAATTCCCAGAATATCAACATTCCAATCTCCAGTTTCATTACT from the Desulfonema limicola genome contains:
- a CDS encoding conjugal transfer protein TraH, whose product is MLQYKLKLQCRITGAHCLLAFIILILPVHAGAGWLDDMTVSSTPSMSDVSRGVFVWGGSTSLKIPSSTVRPFHVKMPSIRAGCGGIDAFWGGFSMLDPDMLVQYAQNILSAAPSYAFNLALQTVCENCQAIMTSLNDIANNLNGISMDSCAGAQKLANFGEPLINSMNTDKTTIGEATGRASDWLKERAKNVSDFSASVNDFFNDQNIADKLDPLSRHLAVPDAPNRVLSFWVTVIAENVAVSGSNFSSWQPGFEAAQGFFSSPAQLIEYFRSVSGDFMYRRGSDGTPGPSLLAGTLSSDNEGDATTPADKPGTQVIARDATYHTDLEISPTGVATIKNPLDSIARFNNLIGTSLNSMTPDDNYTTQTQTSGGWSGFPDPGKTITCNRESIISLLPPVGGYSTPLAYFQNDLQNIMSNLDASTGNSGATTNLNSYMLYQEFPVYVFTNKIGLLSQEYPGIIPEVVENLAVIGTYSYITARLNHVLGYGSQLLSRSLHAIHQLKDKEYPHAQELETWIKDAQHSISQEQKWMKTAMYDRTEASLKKISQEIKKYIELEKSIKNAVSSSIFSVTYKLTQNE
- a CDS encoding lytic transglycosylase domain-containing protein; the encoded protein is MKTRYFILFFGVLCLLFPYSGGVCTAKADTSIEDIAAHVQEVEKQTGIPAYILLAVIKVESDFDANAVSEKQALGLMQVKRGTAAEVNVDPEKLFDPFHNILAGARYIKKQLKRFNGSWALAFSAYYMGPEKIKNRSQLTEPELRGLVRHMKRLNKYIRHYSDQNS
- a CDS encoding MFS transporter, whose translation is MKNRLISNLWKLYIIRIIRWFLLFMPVIVLFFKENGLTMSEVLLIQSIFSIGVIVFEIPSGYFGDIIGRKASIAVGSVLSFIGFLIYSLSNGFWGFLSAELILGFGVSFISGSDSALLYDTLAAIGMEGDYLKIESRMISIGNFSEGVAGIIGGFLATITLRTPLLIETIIIFFAIPLSITLYEPERIKPDNTDGNFKTILKIFRYAICEHQELKLVIIYSGFLGSSTLTMVWFIQPYFGLSGLPLSLFGLVWAVLQFSVGIFTLYAKKLEKKLGRFRVLILLCILSFTGYTIVGLFQSLWAVPFILIFYFVRGIGVPLLREYINSLITSDIRATILSINSMAVRIVFAIAGPVIGCLNDQLSLPDALLMAGFIFVVPGILSLWFLNNIVFSKNHKILQKHI
- a CDS encoding Ig-like domain-containing protein, with amino-acid sequence MKKNIKVFKLISIIAIFSIIISFFTIDSFAARIGNNYEQQMPVPGVKAPSVRIKTLSSINPGESVDLTANETVDEKNGASSFFYWYADRGSFEVNPAYPDYSTVTYTAPAASDTVNISVRVGDTLGYVAKDTVSITVGDGATVDPGDLTPVNEDCTYTVTPSDWQQVYHTEYLLTAERTATNKSIGHFRIQPEFDNQLWDYSGHVQVIINGSPVTLYEDSELQIVHGPSYGYHPGGQGFEIWFDADFSSHKSITLHQSEDSAFGGWDTVWMMKAKCPVSVKNGTPDLTVKNAEAEPLRMAPGEVVNTRVRISNIGDASANASTLGCYLSVNGSTWDSSDILMYQEKVKTIIDGRNAYVETDVTIPENFDSGDYYLIFRADDEGIINEENTDNNEANVRIEVRDGADLTVSHTDIVKANVTPGKSVTLSARVTNSGGTGTLAASRLGYYLSLDEEWDSSDTLLGTNYFGSLLPAQSESFTRTFTIPASLPFGHHYIIFYADYDKNVSETNTDNNRVPVSIQVNYSKEMTVFIPNAQTSWSAGRDQTIEWTSNLGGTVKIELYKSLTRKIVISNSAPNNGSFIWKIAADLTPDTNYWIKIISNADTSISDDSERFAITYPQTLTLMTPGNNDIWGYGTTRNITWSSSFKGIVDIDLYKAGSFYRTVDRAVETTSVSDNTYAWIIPSDIPEGADYQISVTHSSDRSTFDMNDGYFSIADPNANNDPVAIDDSATTEQETAVIISVLANDNPIDGETLKISAITQGENGTVVINGDNTITYTPASGFAGSDYFTYTVISTGNGVKTATVYITVSEGIVICDTWELPPGAGTLAKDEAGNVYAVGGFRDSITLGNDSPVTLTADGLSAIYIAKYSPSGSLIWAQKATAEYGEIAPNIAVDKTGNLYISGYYQYTMNIYNGDAVFKTLSEEGIGGYEVFIAKYNPLGQPVWAEMAGGQWDDFGESLMVDSASGYLYIGGSFDGILNLGSGASATTLNSADDNVDMFLAKYTLNGTLVWAKNVAGGTASIFSIASDGADGVLATGYYEENVTFSGASPVTLTGTRSRQFFIAEFSADNGQAKWAQKANGYNSIGRDVAVDDTGNIYVTGTFNQTCDFYNGNTVFKTLNNYQDRDEMFMIKYNANGTPEWIRQAGGSSYDSGEAITFDGNKNPVFIGSFYQYPAEFTKDASGQTIVSNTSGIATYDANGNFQGFMEPGTGMLIAETSGNPAIIGKDGVVSPCGTISVNNPPVVVDDTANTIEEQPVTINVLDNDSDPDGDTLSVTNVTQGANGGVMIDTGGLTVTYTPNAGFMGTDTFEYTVSDGNGGVSTASVSILVESGASALSVTDIQPSDTGAVTVNQVFTFTLNEPVTAGTCYSSISLEDSNGTSVSINTVINGNGLTIEPATTLASGMDYILTIPVCALEGATGGNALSEDILHAFTTESGSTSVIFTDITAGNDHTVALDSDGNVWAWGGNNYGQVGDGSVEDRLTPVQVQGVSNITEIAAGAWHTLALDIYGSVWAWGYNPDGQLGNGTQINSSVPVNVSGLTDIIAIATGNSHSIALKGDGTVWTWGKNSSYQLGHGLGDTTDELIPGQVPNLFNVIDIAGGYNFTTVLKQDRTVWSWGRNDRGQLGTGDIIDRKVPAQALLAANADSIYGTLGTRAFAIMTDGTVWGWGYNGMNGAVGNGSGWDQPFPVKVLDNATDLSGGEWHTIALTSDGTIKAWGRNDEGEYGNGTTNYSSTPVPGADISNVINIEAGRVFTVALKENGTIWCWGYNGKGQLGNNTTENALIPVQVIIK